In Parus major isolate Abel chromosome 3, Parus_major1.1, whole genome shotgun sequence, the following are encoded in one genomic region:
- the ID2 gene encoding DNA-binding protein inhibitor ID-2 codes for MKAFSPVRSVRKTGLSEHNLGISRSKTPVDDPMSLLYNMNDCYSKLKELVPSIPQNKKVSKMEILQHVIDYILDLQIALDSHPSIVSLHHQRPGQNSSSRTPLTTLNTDISILSLQASEFPSELMSSDSKALCG; via the exons ATGAAAGCCTTCAGCCCGGTGCGGTCCGTCAGAAAAACCGGCCTCTCGGAGCACAACCTGGGCATCTCCCGGAGCAAGACTCCCGTGGATGACCCCATGAGCCTGCTGTACAACATGAACGATTGCTACTCCAAGCTGAAGGAGCTGGTGCCCAGCATCCCGCAGAACAAGAAAGTGAGCAAGATGGAAATCTTGCAGCACGTCATCGACTACATCCTGGACCTGCAGATCGCCTTGGACTCTCACCCCAGCATCGTCAGCCTGCACCACCAGAGACCCGGCCAGAACTCTTCCTCCAGAACTCCTCTGACCACCCTCAACACAGATATCAGCATCCTTTCGCTACAG GCGTCCGAGTTCCCCTCAGAGCTCATGTCAAGTGACAGCAAAGCACTTTGTGGCTGA